TTGAATTGAAAGTGCCTTTTCTGTATTcagttcaataaataaatgttaacaTTTGTTGATGAGATACATTTTTTACGTGAGTGGCATTTTATGGAGGAAGTTAAATGAAtccttttcacaaaaagtgtTATCATTtggtaattgtaatattttttgttcTAACAATGGTGATGTACCTTCAGTGAAACAAGTTATTACTATTATCACTTTAATCTCTAAATAGGCTCATTCACATGTGCATAAACAATTGTTTCTCGCTCATCTCTCACAAAAAATCAAATTGCATGTtcttatgacaaaaaaagtacCCCTTTACAAAACCGAATGAACCACATTAGACTCAAACCACACAGCACATTTCAATTGTATGAAATGATGTGATCCAAAATCATTTAACTCACTTACCtgatacagaaaaaaatatttaaagttatgcatgtactgtacaccaAATGATTGACTCAAGAGTGAAATTGCTAGACTTTTGAAAATGAACATGTAGTTTACAAAAACAATTGAGTCAGACAAAATTCAAAGTTTGTTTTGTAATATCTTTCAATGCCAGCAAGTAAACCATTTTATAGTGAATGtaattgttatatatatatttttaaatctaGAGACATATCGGTGTCAGAAGAAGTAACATTGCCTCACATATTGCAAACACTAAGTCATCTGGGAAAACACAAACTATCCATTTCCAGACCGCTTATTTTGTTCTATTCGTACAAAAGATGGACTGCACCCTAGCACAGGATCAGTATCAATGGCCCTAATGTAATCCCCATCATCAAAATAATTGTTTATTTGATCCAGTTTAGTTTAGCTATCAGATTAACCGTTTTGGTTAAGACAACTGTAAACATTGTCCTTACAGGAACATCCGATCCCTGCTGTGGGAGAAGCGTGTGTTCAGTTCCTGAGATTTCTTCAGCAGCCGCTGCTTCTGTGCATCATCAAAGCGGTTCACCTGCAGATCAGTTTCCCGATCAAATGCCCTTCTCTCTGCCGGCTTGTCCTCagcttgttttgctttttccttcaagtTCTTTGTATGCAAACTCAGCAAAGATTCTGAGCGTTTAGTATTCTGAAAAACAAGAAAGATTGACATTTTTAGCTTGTAAAATGCATGTATTTTTTCAAGTGAAATAATGAAgaaatttaacaggaaaaataaTGGTGATAGATGGTACAACTTACATTATACTTGGACACCTTCTCTGCCATTTCCAAATCCTTTTGAGAGATTTGCGGGGCACTGTCTTTCTCAGcctcaccttttttctttttctcatggTGTTCCTAAAGAAGAAACTCGCGGCTGCTTTACAGTGAATTAAAATTATACTTCAAACTATTTTctgaaaatatacaaacaatacTAAGTATAACAGTTGTTAGCTTATCGTACCCTGGCCTTGCGCTCTCTGTCTGCAGGCGTATCTGTCCAAATGGACCGGTCGCTCTTCTCCGGACCAGACCTCTTCTTGAAAGTACGAGCCCCCAAACCAATGTGTTGCAGTTCTGGTGGAAGCTCTGTCATCCAAGTCTCTCTGGTTGGCACCTCAGGGGTGTCCTAAAATGCAATAACCAATACAGGGAGCACAAAACACTTGAGCCACAGAAGTAGCCTGTCTCTCTTATGCATTAACGGAACAGAACCATAATTTATGTAATTTGTAATATTGCCCCTGTCCTAATACTTGTTTTCCCGGGTGAAAAGGGTCATTTAAAGGCAAAGCTGGTAATGGCTGGGAAGACTTGTGATAAAAAAGGCAATTATAAGGGAGCTTTCACTCACAACTCTAGTCAGCTTGTCTCTCATCATTTGTGCCCTGCGTTCAATGTCCAGAGCCACTGTATTTTCAACTGGGCCTTTGGCTGGCATGGGTCCAATAACATAGTCAACATCTTCCTCACTGCTGGAGGGATCAGCCTGATAGTCTGGGGGTAAGGCAGGTCCTGGTatacactctccatcttcactgtcgttatcattattatcatacaCAGCACGGCGGAACCCTGGAGGTAACGCTGGTCCCAGCACAAGTGATCTGAAAGAATATTGAAAATTCAGCATCCCCCCTAACTGTTAATCAAacttttcatattattattaattcttCTGCTGATTGATTAATTCCCAATTCCCCTGTATTTAAAGGATACATGTGGTCACCTCTCTGGTGAACTTTGTTTCTTGCTAAAACCTGGTGGTAAAGCTGGCCCAAAGAATCCATCATCGTCGTCTTCAGTCTTTTTCATCTCCACCCTgttcaaatgacaaatatggAAGTCTTGTGTATGTCGACATGTATTTTCCCTCTCTCCTCGTCTCAATGACATACTcagcatgtttgttttcagtCGTGTGCCCAGTCTTGACTCTTTTGAAGACCACTTCCTCACTTTCATCCGATGAGCTGGACGGTTCTCCTCGTTTGTAACCGGGAGGCAAAGCGGGGCCGGCAACTAACAAATGGAGTCAGAAAACTATGACTAAAACTGACACTAAGATAAGTGCTTTCGCTTTATAATAAtggtactgtacagtacagtattctaCACGATGTCCTACTAACACTCACAGTCCCGTTCATCATCAGAATCCTCCGTCCTTCTAAACGCTGGCGGTAGAGCAGGTCCTATCAAGTCTTGAAACGACATATTGACAACGGAtagttcaaaatatattttctaaacTGCTTTTACGTCATTATACTAAATGCAACATACTACACAGCTTCCCGACGGCGAGCCGACATATTCAACCTCATTGCGCATGCTCCTCTTCGAGAAGACACAGGAAGTTAcctacaagaataaaataataaacaagtgAGTTCTAGCACTTATTTGTAATGGCAGTTGGATGactatatattcatatattcataAGACACAACTACATTAAGTTAAGTTAATTCCCATGGCCATTCATGTAGTCCAAGCAGGTGGCAAAGAGGATATTTTAGTTTGAAAGTTACAACAGGAAGTTGTGTTTTCCAACTTCCGACTTCAACTGCTTCACGTTATTGTCCAGTCTGTACACCGACAGCTAATAATAGGTGCTATAAGGTTCTAAATGGGTAAAAAGGAGAAAGGAGATCGAGGTGAGTTACTTATAATTAAGTCAGAGCTTGCTAGTTGTCAGTTGGCGTCTTCGACAGATGAATATCCTTATGCTAGAGGAGGTTTTATTGATGCTGTGTTTAGTTTTAAGTGCATAGGTTCAAAGAGTTGTATATTCTTAAATGCTAGTTCACACTTGTTTGCCCCTAAACGCTGCCTACTTCagtcaaacaacaaacaacaaacggCATAGGTCTGTGCTGTAATGTCTGCTGTAACGTTTCAATACCATGCAAACCATGcgggtataataataataataataataataatatatataatatagtcaGTATTAGTTATGCAGGGTTACGATTACAGTAGTCTTATTTGACAGCAGCTTCTTAAACTGCCATGGCATTATCATTACACACAGTGTATTCGTATTacactgtgatttttttggttgGCAGACAGTTAATACACCTCATATCATTATGTTACTGGCTGTGGCTACagagaaaaagtccaaaaagcGTTTCTAcgaggaagaggaagatgatGAAGAGATGGTGGGTGGCAAGCCGCAGGAGGCCATACCTGCAGCTGCGGGGAAACAGGTGGATGAATCCAGTACCAAGCTTGACGATTATGGAGCCAAAGATTATCGTGTTCAGATGCTTCTAAAGAACGATCATTCGTCACGACCCCTTTGGGTGGTAAGATGTGTCGTTTTGATTTTTCTAACCGAGCAGTCTTCTTCAGTGGTCTTTTATTAATCTTTAATGTTGTTTTCTCCAGGCTCCCGACGGGCACATCTTTCTAGAAGCTTTTTCACCAGTGTATAAGTATGCCCAGGATTTCTTGGTGGCCATTGCTGAGCCGGTGTGCAGGCCCAACCATGTCCATGAGTACAAGTTAACAGCATATTCCCTGTATGCAGCTGTCAGTGTTGGGCTGCAGACTTCTGACATAGTGGAGTATCTGCAGAAACTCAGCAAAACTTCTGTGCCTGATGGAATTGTTCAGTTCATTAAGGTATGattgagaaataaaaaaaaaaatagggtgATGTTAATTCTACATTTGTAATTCCACCAAAGAGGCTATGTTGTCATCAGTGTGTGCAACTATATTACATATCTTATTTTTCTCAGCTCTGCACTGTGAGCTATGGCAAAGTCAAGCTGGTGCTCAAGCATAATAGGTACAGCCACTGCAGAAGTATTCCCTTTGTTGTATGTTCCTTGTTGCACGTTTTTACCTGCATGTTTGTCTGTCCTTAGGTATTTTGTTGAGAGCACTTTTCCTGACGTGATTCAGCACCTCCTTCAGGACAATGTGATTCGACAATGTCGCCTCCGTGCTGCAGATGGCACAGATGGCGAGCTTATAACTGAGGTCATCCACAGCAAGTCAGCGGTATGCCCTTTGCAAAGTACTTTTTAAATTCAGACCCAATAATGCTTAAATATataacttaaagggatagttcagattttttgacatgaagttgtatgacatccccatcagcagtgtcctacatcaacagtgacttaccccagtTCTGTTCAGATTTCCTTGATGGGGAacatagttctgcttagttgctggctcatttaagtaaagagtttggcctctcaaaacaaaatgctttgaaatgagtaatacatttgcatcataaaaatggctactcgaatgtaacacaaatgtaaacaagatggccgtggcgctccgtcgcggaagaagatgcgagcgtcttcgtcacatacgcaagaatggagaggcaacagtgcgcagggatacagcgggagacaaatataacggcgagcgatttgtgaagtctgatttttttttgagtaGGCATTTTGACctagcaactaagcggaactacattcctcgtcacggaaatctgaccagaactggactcgcgggaccattTGGGGGGGTGAATCACTGTTGGTGTAGTACActtctgatggggatgtcatacaatttcacgtcgaaaaatccgaactatccctttaaagtaactgaaacaggaagttacctCTCCCATCAGTTTTAGGGTTGTCTTTGTTACAAGTGTACTTCTAATGATTAAAATAAATGCTACGGTTTGTGACCACTAGATTTTTATTTACAGATCTCCAAGTCTGTTGATGAAAAAGCAGGCGCCTCCACCTCGCAGCAGCCCACTAGTGGACAAACCTCCGATCAGCAGGTCCCTGAGGACATCTTCAGCTACTATGAGCAGATGGataaggaagaggaggaggaggaggagactcAGGCAGTGTCCTTTGAGATTCAACAGGTgcatgtttgggttttttcccctcacaatAAACAAGTGATATTGTTGAGATAAAACTGCTGATTATTACTGACAGGTCCACATTAACAAATGACatccaatacaatacaacaggGAGTTGTATGAAATTTATTTTCAAAGATAATTATGCGTAGTTTTTACTGACTGTAAAAGAAGTATTGGTAACAATATGCTTACTGTGGCTGTAATTTGCAGTGGTGCAGAGTTGCAGGATATGATGCTGAGAGCTATCTATTCTTAGTCTCCTCACTAAACTTTCCAGTCCTTTGCTGAATTCTGTCTCCTTGTTTTGTGTAGGAAATGATTGAGGAACTGCAGAAGCGCTGCATTCAGCTCGAGTACCCTCTCCTTGCAGAGTATGACTTTCGGAATGATACACTCAACGCAGATATCAACATAGATCTGAAGCCGACTGCCGTATTACGACCCTACCAGGAGAAAAGTCTACGGAAGATGTTTGGCAATGGACGTGCTCGCTCTGGAGTCATTGTACTCCCTTGCGGTGAGAATCCTGGTTTACTTTTGATAGAGGAGGATGTAATGATAATGCTCTGACctataataatgctcagtttttacACTGATATATTACTCTagcaatatattattattatcgtggttgtagtttgcagtgatgTAGAACTGCATTGTTACACTGACAGCTGTTTGCCActacaatattaaaaacatcCTATTACGTCTCTAAGAGTCTAAACTGGGCAATAATATAGTGTTTCCtcctttatcgtggttaatggGTTCCATACTCAACCATGATAAgggaatttttgcaaagtagtattccttatttataaattgaatattttttgcctgccagaaaatgaacatttttagcagattttggcttttatagcctgtggtcttaaacctttgatcaggtgataaacaacctatttccttttttttttttttgtttaaattacaagttccaaatgttttttttctcactcccccttcttgcgtTTGCATATTacagctctacttaaaacctcattaagatccaaatgggCAAAATGCGAATTCTAGCAAATTTTCAACtcgtcttaagattttgatcaggtctgtatatatatagactcacacatgttaaaATTGGgagagttgttgttgtttcttttttctatATCTGCAACTTTTTGcggtgtaatgtaatgtagcttTCTTATAAAGTCAACAGTCTGACgttcttttaaagttttattgCCAACCTTAACGCCAATCGGAATGCTGAATTCCAAGACAGCTCAAAGTTCAGCTTGCACACTTGTCTCATCCTTGCTCTTTCTCACAACACTTGCCCCTTATCCACCAATAACATTAAACgggaggtgcattcacaaacatcaGAATTtagaacatcaacattacatcAACTGGTTGttccagtaacattactggcacctagtgaccagtgtagaatactacatatcaacgtgTCTTTCAATTCGTTATGTCTTTCAGggtcttgtatttgtattttagttaattaagtcttttttatgcttgagaatgcttaattgaggccaaaattagttcctcactagggtcgcaggtatgctggagcctatcccagctgacttcgggcgagaggcggcggggtacaccctggactggtcggcagccaatcgcagggtacatatagacagacaaccattcgcactcacattcatacctacggacaatgtagagtcgccaattaacctaacatgcatgtttttggaatgtgggaggaaaccggagtacccggaaaaaatccacacacgcacggggaaacatgcaaactccacacaaagatgcccaacggCGATTCAAACCCaaatgactgtgtggccaacatgctaaccactaggccaccgtgcgaccaCCAAAAttagcttaaacatgcatacttacagtatatgcgaCATGTATACGAcgacgaaacagcatgatttattacgttcgttcatatatttttgaaaaaccttgatcgagtgaaaccgcaaaattttaactgcgatgtggcgagggacaactgtatttgtaAAAGATATGGCTCTTGTATCAAATCCGATTCGATTAGACATCTACATCTGAGCTTTTGATCAGTTGCTTTATATCTCATTTGCTTTGCAGGAGCGGGCAAGTCTCTAGTGGGTGTGACAGCAGCCTGTACAGTCCGCAAACGTTGCCTGGTGTTGGGTAACTCCTCTGTATCCGTGGAGCAATGGAAGGCCCAGTTTAAAATGTGGTCCACTATCGATGACTCTCAAATCTGCCGCTTCACCTCAGACGCCAAAGACAAACCAATTGGCTGCTCAGTAGCCATCAGCACTTACTCTATGCTGGGCCACACCACCAAGCGCTCCTGGGAAGCAGAGAGGGTTATGGAGTGGATGAAAAGTCAAGAGTGGGGTCTTATTATCCTAGATGAGGTGCACACTATTCCTGGTAAGGTAGAACatgaaattaaattacattgcATTTCCTTGCCAATAACATGTGAAATAAACAATAGGTACTGTAGAGTTTTGCTTGAAGTGATGTACTAACATTTTTCCATGTGCTCCGTGTAGCAAAAATGTTTCGACGTGTACTGACAATCGTGCAGGCACACTGCAAACTGGGTCTCACCGCAACTCTTGTTAGGGAGGATGACAAGATTGTGGACCTTAACTTTCTCATTGGACCAAAGCTATATGAAGCCAACTGGATGGAGCTGCAGAACAATGGCTACATTGCCAAAGTTCAGTGTGCAGAGGTGAGCGCCTCCTAATCATCCCTGGTCCTTTAACATATTATTCAAATGATTGCATATTGCATGTTCTAGTTTATGGGCACTTACTTAATGGTTGTACTGTGCCAATGCTGCAGGTGTGGTGCCCGATGTCTCCTGAGTTTTACAGAGAGTATGTGGCCATCAAGACTAAGAAGCGCATCTTGCTTTATACCATGAATCCCAATAAGTTCAGAGCCTGCCAGTTTCTCATTCGCTTCCATGAAAGGCGCAATGACAAGATCATTGTATTTGCTGATAATGTCTTTGCCTTGAAAGAATATGCCATTCGCCTCAACAAGTAAGTTATTTTCAGAAAGAGcacatttgtaatatttcacCAAGTTGCCCATTAATTACCCATGTATGATTGTCTGCTCAAGACCTTACATCTATGGCCCAACTTCCCAAGGGGAGCGTATGCAAATCCTACAGAACTTCAAACACAACCCCAAGATCAACACCATTTTCATctccaaggtaaaaaaaaaaagagatgagTGGAAAATGGAGTCTGAGTctgaggatttaaaaaaaaggtttcataGGGCACGTTTTGCCCCCTGGTGGCCAGTTCCTGTCACTGTTTTCTTTGGAGACTCGTTTTAGAAGTGGTGCTTGAAATAGAACATTCAGACCATTTTCCTAGTTTTACTTCACTTGCAGTGGTTTAATCTAGTTGTCTTAACCTCCAAACAGGTTGGAGACACCTCATTTGACTTGCCAGAAGCCAATGTTCTGATCCAAATCTCCTCTCACGGTGGATCACGAAGGCAGGAAGCCCAGAGGCTTGGTAGAGTCTTAAGAGCCAAGAAAGGTTAGTTTCTAACTGTGTAAAGCAACTCTTTCTTTCTCATGTGCATGGCACATTCCAtgaacaaaaatagacatttatgCCACCTGTCTGCCACTGTAGGAATGGTAGCAGAAGAATACAATGCATATTTCTACTCGCTGGTGTCTCAGGACACCCAGGAGATGGCTTACTCCACCAAGAGACAGAGGTTTCTAGTGGACCAGGGCTACAGCTTTAAGGTACATCTTTCATTTGCAACACAACTTCAGCACAATGTTCTCATTTTGTGGCCATACAGAACATGAACGATGCTTAGACACACACAATAGACATACACTATATCATTCAATAGCATGATATTTAAGGAAGTTCTATATAGATCAGAGAATGGAGTTTATAGATAGAGTTTCATGGATTGAtgtaaaacacacaacacattacACATAATCTAAAGATTACACATGTCTAAAAACATTCTGAACATGTACATTCTCTTAGGTGATCACACAGTTGGCAGGAATGGAGGAGGAAGACTTGATGTTCTCCACCAGAGAGGAACAACAGCAGCTCCTTCAGAAGGTCCTGGCTGCATCTGATCTGGATGCTGAGGAGGAAATGGTGGTAGGGGAGGTGGGCACTCGGCCACAGGTGGGTACCCCAAATACAGTTTGCGATCTAACAATTGCTgcttataatacatttttactgaTTTATTTCCTTCACGCTTCCTGAACAGTTCTCAAGGCGAACAGGGACCATGAGCTCCATGTCTGGTGCAGATGATACAGTCTACATGGAATATCAGAGCCGAAGCAGCAAAGCCTCTGTAGCAAACAGAAGCGTCCATCCACTTTTCAAACGCTTCAGAAAGTAGATACACTGGTTTAAATCAAAACAAATTCTGATGGCTCAGCAGGTCAGTGAAGACGCGAATAACATCTGACATCTAATCACCGAATGCTTCCCACTGATGGGTGATTTCACAACGACTATTGCATTGACCATTGTCATTTGCATCTGAAAAGAAGTGTCGGGCAATATGGAAATTTCATCATTGCGAAACTGTACATTTCCTTGACTGGTAGTTTATTTACTTTCCTTGGTGGATATTTTCGGTGGATACCTTGCTACCTATGTTTGAGTGCTGCTAATTACCTGGCAGATTAGGCTTTCAGGCCATGTGTTAAAATTATGGCAATTGAATTTACGTAGATAGTTGCCTTCTCAAGAGCTCGATAGCAGTAATTTCATTCATGTGTTAGTGAGTGGACAACCAGGCTTGTGTTTGAAAAGCACAACTTTAACCCAAGATGACTTGATGAggtgttggggaaaaaatgattcaacacaataaattgcttttgtttttaagaGTTTGCAGTCATGTTGTTGATGATGGTCATAAATTATGATAATAgtaatgattatagtttttcaaATAAAGTCAACCTTGCTTATATTTAATACTGTTAAACACAACTGTCAAGAAACAAagacaaatctaaaaaaaaagaaaaacacaagacatAATGCACCTAATACTGCCAACACtagtttttcttatttatttagattttgtgAAGTACAGAGTAAGTCAATA
The sequence above is a segment of the Dunckerocampus dactyliophorus isolate RoL2022-P2 chromosome 3, RoL_Ddac_1.1, whole genome shotgun sequence genome. Coding sequences within it:
- the gpalpp1 gene encoding GPALPP motifs-containing protein 1 — encoded protein: MSFQDLIGPALPPAFRRTEDSDDERDFAGPALPPGYKRGEPSSSSDESEEVVFKRVKTGHTTENKHAEVEMKKTEDDDDGFFGPALPPGFSKKQSSPERSLVLGPALPPGFRRAVYDNNDNDSEDGECIPGPALPPDYQADPSSSEEDVDYVIGPMPAKGPVENTVALDIERRAQMMRDKLTRVDTPEVPTRETWMTELPPELQHIGLGARTFKKRSGPEKSDRSIWTDTPADRERKAREHHEKKKKGEAEKDSAPQISQKDLEMAEKVSKYNNTKRSESLLSLHTKNLKEKAKQAEDKPAERRAFDRETDLQVNRFDDAQKQRLLKKSQELNTRFSHSRDRMFL
- the ercc3 gene encoding general transcription and DNA repair factor IIH helicase subunit XPB; the encoded protein is MGKKEKGDREKKSKKRFYEEEEDDEEMVGGKPQEAIPAAAGKQVDESSTKLDDYGAKDYRVQMLLKNDHSSRPLWVAPDGHIFLEAFSPVYKYAQDFLVAIAEPVCRPNHVHEYKLTAYSLYAAVSVGLQTSDIVEYLQKLSKTSVPDGIVQFIKLCTVSYGKVKLVLKHNRYFVESTFPDVIQHLLQDNVIRQCRLRAADGTDGELITEVIHSKSAISKSVDEKAGASTSQQPTSGQTSDQQVPEDIFSYYEQMDKEEEEEEETQAVSFEIQQEMIEELQKRCIQLEYPLLAEYDFRNDTLNADINIDLKPTAVLRPYQEKSLRKMFGNGRARSGVIVLPCGAGKSLVGVTAACTVRKRCLVLGNSSVSVEQWKAQFKMWSTIDDSQICRFTSDAKDKPIGCSVAISTYSMLGHTTKRSWEAERVMEWMKSQEWGLIILDEVHTIPAKMFRRVLTIVQAHCKLGLTATLVREDDKIVDLNFLIGPKLYEANWMELQNNGYIAKVQCAEVWCPMSPEFYREYVAIKTKKRILLYTMNPNKFRACQFLIRFHERRNDKIIVFADNVFALKEYAIRLNKPYIYGPTSQGERMQILQNFKHNPKINTIFISKVGDTSFDLPEANVLIQISSHGGSRRQEAQRLGRVLRAKKGMVAEEYNAYFYSLVSQDTQEMAYSTKRQRFLVDQGYSFKVITQLAGMEEEDLMFSTREEQQQLLQKVLAASDLDAEEEMVVGEVGTRPQFSRRTGTMSSMSGADDTVYMEYQSRSSKASVANRSVHPLFKRFRK